A stretch of Arachis hypogaea cultivar Tifrunner chromosome 15, arahy.Tifrunner.gnm2.J5K5, whole genome shotgun sequence DNA encodes these proteins:
- the LOC112747876 gene encoding BOI-related E3 ubiquitin-protein ligase 1-like, protein MAVQAQYPSNLLLLNTNNSNNNDDYSSALQPPHQLSRKRPRQPTPIPIPIPNNLMNQFNPPPPPPQQQQHQNQNVVSTGLRLSFSSQQRLQWQQTSSLLSQQLADQIKQQRHEIDQFLQAQGEQLRRSLADKRHNHFRALITAAEDTLARRLRDKETEVQKATRRNAELEARAAHLTAEAQLWQAKAKAQEATAASLQAQLHHAIMNAAYGGGAGPAGTADDAAAGVMSCAEDAESAYVDPERVAAAAGPRCRGCERRVATVVMLPCRHLCVCGECEMHFRACPVCLTVKNSTVEVFLS, encoded by the exons ATGGCTGTTCAAGCTCAATACCCATCCAATCTTCTCCTTCTCAACACCAACAACAGTAATAATAACGATGACTATTCTTCTGCCTTACAACCACCTCATCAACTCTCCCGTAAGAGACCAAGACAACCAACCccaattccaattccaattccAAATAATCTCATGAATCAATtcaatcctcctcctcctcctccgcaACAACAACAGCATCAAAATCAAAATGTAGTCTCCACTGGCCTACGCTTATCCTTCTCTTCTCAACAAAGACTACAATGGCAGCAGACTTCTTCTCTATTATCGCAACAATTAGCAGACCAAATCAAACAACAGAGACACGAAATTGATCAATTCCTACAAGCACAG GGAGAGCAATTGCGCCGTTCATTGGCGGATAAGAGACACAACCATTTCCGCGCACTCATAACCGCCGCCGAGGACACATTAGCGCGACGCTTGAGGGATAAAGAAACAGAGGTTCAAAAAGCCACGCGCCGCAACGCTGAGTTAGAGGCACGCGCCGCGCATCTTACAGCCGAGGCTCAGCTTTGGCAGGCCAAGGCAAAAGCGCAGGAAGCCACCGCCGCTTCCTTGCAGGCGCAGCTCCACCACGCCATCATGAATGCCGCCTACGGAGGCGGAGCCGGTCCTGCAGGTACGGCGGATGACGCCGCCGCGGGGGTAATGTCGTGCGCGGAGGACGCCGAGTCGGCCTACGTTGACCCGGAGCGAGTGGCGGCGGCGGCAGGTCCAAGGTGCCGCGGGTGCGAGAGGCGCGTAGCGACGGTGGTGATGCTGCCGTGTCGACACCTTTGCGTTTGCGGCGAATGCGAGATGCATTTCCGTGCTTGCCCCGTTTGCCTCACCGTTAAAAATTCAACCGTTGAGGTTTTTCTTTCTTAA